The sequence below is a genomic window from Rhinopithecus roxellana isolate Shanxi Qingling chromosome 7, ASM756505v1, whole genome shotgun sequence.
TAAACAGTggacacaacattgtgaatatactgaCAACCACTGAATtacatactttattatttttattataattaaaatggtgaattttatgttatattaattttatgtcagtgaatatttaaatattttcatgaaaaccacaatagaaaaaaattaagcataataTTTCACTAGCCACATTTTTGAAGATATAACAAAACACAATCATCATCAGAGTCTTTTTATTAAGATAAATCCAGTAAAATTTGTGCATTCACATATAATCAAAACTGCCCTTctgaaataaacatatgtatttattttaaaaatgcgaatacaatttcatttttcccaagctaataataaagttatatttgggaaagATAAGTTTAACTCTTAGCATTACATGAAAATAGTTCACCTTCTTTATAAAAGCATCCTAGAGAACAAGAACGTTGGATGCAACTCTTTTTTTGGGATCCCTCACTTTATGAAATTATCACATatataaaacagtaaaattaaaattcaaagatTTGACACATAACTTACACAACACGAAATTCACTCGCAAAGTTgaaagcatatttttttctatatattccaCTACTATAATCACAAAATTTATAGATAAATGTTTCATGTTAGAAACTTTATGGCTAATAATCAATATGAAGATGTTCTGAAATTAAATCAATGCTAAAGAAAGACtgtgtttataaaatttttgataaaaatatttatctctatTAACTTTACAACATGAAGGTACACGTTAACAAATTATGAAACTATATAGGGCAGTTTTAAACAATACTCTGCGGCTCCTCTATTTTTCCATCTTCTTCTTTGAtctcatctttctcttttccttctccttctttttcatcttgtttctcttttccagcttcttcctcatttccaCCTTCATCTTCTTttccatcttctctctctttttcatcttctttgacttttacatctttctcctcctttttatCTCCCTTCTCTTTTCCATCTTCATTCGCTTTTCCATCTCctgtttcttttctatcttcttcctctttttcaccttctcctttctcttttccatcttCTCCATTTCCTTTTCCGTCTTCACctttttttccatcttctttctcttttgcatcttcctcttttccatcttttcctttctcatttccatttttatcctcttttccatcttctttccctttttcatccttgtcttcttttccagcttcccctttctcttctttgttttgatcttcttcatcttctttctgatcttctttttcattttttacttctgCTGCcactgcttctttcttttctcctcccttttctgTGGCATcttcagtattttcttcttttacttccacaatttctttttcagaagctGGCGCCTGTAtgcatggtgaaaaaaaaaaaaaaagattctgttaGTAAATTTAGAACCATTTCCCCTAAATATTTACACTGGATTACATCTATTTCACAGAAAGACTAATACTTCttttaaagaaagtaattttCCTGTGAAAGAAGCCTGCTAAATATCACATTATGAGAAAACATTCTAAGAAATGAGATTAACTAAAATATGTCCACAGAAATATCTACAAATAGatatttgaaacaataaatacagaaacacttataaataattttcatttcaaatatgaATCACAAAGTAAATACTTAAAGGATGACATGTATTTATTCTATATCGGCAATTCTTAATGAGGACTATGCATGTAAACAAAATATAGTCCTtggaaaaataacatattttgtttctataataatgatatttgttttttatgtaaaaattacttgaaaagCACTATACCAGATATTATAAGATAACTTACAAAAGATTTTCCATATTTGCATACGTTTGGTTTATAGATTTGGTGATTACATCCCATTTTCAGTGTGTTATTACAATACCTAAAAATGCTGTATGcattaaatatgcaaaataacgttaaaaacatttatataatgaTTTGCTTTGCCATCtacagaggaaataaaagagtCATAAATGCTGGAAAAGGGATTTACAAATAGCCTGTGTGCtgataaaatgaataaagattGGCCTGTATTTAATAAGAAGGTGGTTATGTTAGTACTAAGTCATAATCATTGGCATTGTTCTAGTAGCAGCAATGCTAAGCCACTGCTTGCACTACTGGTCCCTCAAAATTCTCAtatcttaagttaattttattttccccttaGATACCATTATACTATTGAACCACGGCTCACTTAATTTTTTCCAACTTGTAAACTAAAAGGCAA
It includes:
- the HMGN5 gene encoding high mobility group nucleosome-binding domain-containing protein 5, translated to MPKRKAAGQGDMRQEPKRRSARLSAMLVPFTPEVTPKRTSSSRKMKTKSDMMEENIDKSAQAVAETKQEAVVEEDYNENAKNGEAKITEAPASEKEIVEVKEENTEDATEKGGEKKEAVAAEVKNEKEDQKEDEEDQNKEEKGEAGKEDKDEKGKEDGKEDKNGNEKGKDGKEEDAKEKEDGKKGEDGKGNGEDGKEKGEGEKEEEDRKETGDGKANEDGKEKGDKKEEKDVKVKEDEKEREDGKEDEGGNEEEAGKEKQDEKEGEGKEKDEIKEEDGKIEEPQSIV